The Aerosakkonema funiforme FACHB-1375 genome segment CTGCTAAATCTGGTTCTGATGTTTGTTTACAGCATCCAACTAACTTTAGTCGCTCTAGCAGTAACATTGTTAGCAACAATTTTATCTATTGCCTCTAGTTTAATTCTGTTACGCAAAGAGCGAAAACAAGAGCAACTAGCAGGTGAAATTCAAGGATTAGTCGTGCAACTGATTAACGGCGTGCCCAAGCTGCGAGTAGGAGTAGCTGAACAACGGGCATTTGCAGCTTGGGCGAAAAAGTACAGCGAACAAAATCAACTTACGTGGGAAATTATCACAATTAGCGATATTGTTTCTGTTTTTAACGAGTTACTGTCTTTAGCCAGTTCGATTTTGTTGTATTGGTTTGGATTTGCAGAAATTCAAAGTGCAGCGGCGGGACAGTCAGGTTTGACGCTGGGGACATTTTTAGCTTTTAATGCTGCTTTTGGCACGTTTTTTGGCGGTGTAACTTCTTTGAGCAATACCCTCACCCAGATTATCCAAATTGCGCCTTTGTGGGAGAGGGCGCAACCAATTTTACAAGGAAAATTAGAATCGGATACCCACAAAGCAGATCCGGGTCATCTTCAGGGGCGCGTAGTTTTGGATAAGGTAGTTTTTCGCTACCGGGAAGAAGGGCAGCTAATTTTAGATCGGGTGAGTATTAATGCAGAACCGGGCGAATTCGTGGCAATTGTTGGCCCTTCAGGTAGCGGTAAATCAACGATTTTTCGATTGTTATTGGGGTTTGAAACTCCCCTAAGCGGAAAGATATATTACGACGGTCAAGATTTAGCCCAATTAGATTTACAAGCACTGCGGCGACAGTTAGGAGTTGTGTTGCAAAATGGTCGCCTTATGCAAGGTTCGATTTTTGATAATATCACTGGCGGTGCGTTAGTGTCGATGAATGAAGTTTGGGAAGCAGCTCGGATGGCAGGATTTGCTAAAGATATCGAGCAAATGCCGATGGGGATGCACACGGTAGTGAGTGAGGGTGGCAGCAATCTTTCTGGGGGTCAACGACAGCGAATGGCGATCGCGCGATCGCTTCTTTTACAGCCTCGCATTATCTTACTCGATGAAGCTACCAGCTTTCTCGATAACAACACTCAACAAATTGTCACTGAAAATTTAGAAAAGTTGAATGTTACCAGAATAGTTATTGCCCACCGTCTCAGTACGATCCGTAATGCCGATCGAATTTATGTGATGGAACAGGGGCGAATAGTCCAGGTGGGTTCTTTTGAGGAACTGATTCAGCAACCTGGGTTATTCGCTAGGTTGGTAGCGCGACAATTAGAGGGATCTTCTCTTCATTGAGATTGCGGCCCCGATACATAGCCGGATACAGCCGATTGCTGCACAAAAGCTTGATATTCAATTAGAGGCTCTTGGGTAATGTTGTCCAATTTAACGGACTGTAATAGCTGTTTCCATTTAGCCTCTACAGCTGAGTCATTAGGATGGGAACGACGTAACTGGGCTAGGATGGCTATAGCATCGTACCACAGCTGATTATCTGCATAAACGCCAGCCCGCTCTAATGCTCCTAAGTCTTTTAATTTAGTAACTATATCCGGGCTGGGTTGGACTCGTTTAATCCAGCCATTCACGTAATTATCAGCGCTGCGATCTTTAGGATCGTTAACAATTGCAAAATACCAACGGTAATTTTTCCCGATTTCCAGAGGTTGTATTTCACCGTTGCCAGGAAGTTCTACCCCAAGCACTCCGGAATTGCCATTAGGGGTAAATTTTTTTTCGTAAATTGTATTGCCGTCTTCATCATTAAGCACAAATTCTAGCATTTGTGAATTTGGCGTTGTAGGAACATAAAAATAAAATGTGGGATTTTCTAGAGTAGTTAATCCCTGGTTATTTTCTGGAACCAGAGCAGTTACTGGCTTTGCGGCGACTAATGTTCCCGACCTAGTGCCACCGCCTACCCGTCGTCCCGGTAACCCCTCTGCTGATTCACCGGAATTTGAATCATTTGCCAGTATCGGCATTGTAAAGCTATTTGAAAAAATTGTCAGTAGCGATGTTAAACAAATGGCAGCAATTATCTTTCTATTAAAGATGACCCTAAACATATTGCTTGGTTCTCAACTTGCGCTATATTTGATACTAGACTTGTTTTGATAATAAACTTGTTTAGCTTAGAACTACCACCGTAATTATTCGTAATTTCAATAATTTAACAAATATGTATCTTGCGAAATACGACTTTTGCCAAAAGGATATTTTTTCTGATTTTTCCTAGTTGTCAGCTTTGAGCGAAGGCCCAAAGCCGATCGTAGCCGATCGCTCTTTTTAATGACGTCTTCCAGGAAAATCGTATAGTTAGCTATTTTGCTTAACTCACAACTATTGAAAATCTGCCTTGCGGGAGATCGTTGCTGGACAATTAGTATCATAACTTTATCAAAATACGTAATTATACTTACTGTATAGTTAAGAAGTCTTCTCAAGTATTACCTCATTAGCTTAAAAAAGGCTTGTATCCAGCAGATTAGGCTTGGAATACTTAGTTAAACCGCTAAAGCTCCATGAAAAGCAAATTTTGTATATTAAAACACATTTACTCAGCAGTAGATCGAAAAATCCGACAGCGAGAATGCCCGCTCGCAAAAACATAGCTGACGAGGCAGAGTAGAATTGTCAATAAAGATGCGATCGAAACAAAAGGCTCACTGGACGGATAAGTTGCACAATAAAATCAGGATCGCAAGCTGTATATCCCGTTAATAGTATTTAAGTAGTTCACTCTTTTAACGTTTGTGACCGATCGGCTTTCTAAGAAAATACATTCGCTGTTGCTTGCAGCCAGAAACCAGGAGACGCTGGGTAAACTTACCCAGATCGTAGCTCTGGTTTGGCAAAAACCTGTTTTGACTGGTAGCTTACTCATTGCGGGT includes the following:
- a CDS encoding DUF928 domain-containing protein, which encodes MPILANDSNSGESAEGLPGRRVGGGTRSGTLVAAKPVTALVPENNQGLTTLENPTFYFYVPTTPNSQMLEFVLNDEDGNTIYEKKFTPNGNSGVLGVELPGNGEIQPLEIGKNYRWYFAIVNDPKDRSADNYVNGWIKRVQPSPDIVTKLKDLGALERAGVYADNQLWYDAIAILAQLRRSHPNDSAVEAKWKQLLQSVKLDNITQEPLIEYQAFVQQSAVSGYVSGPQSQ